The Amycolatopsis sp. DG1A-15b genome contains the following window.
CCACCTGCGCATCGAGGTCGACGCGACGCCGATGCCGGTCTCGCTCATCACGACCACCCGCACCCGGGCCACGATCCGGCTGGCCGAAAGAGTCCTGAAGGGCCAGCGGGTCACGATGTACTACGACGGCGCGGGCGCGCTCACGGTGAACGGCACGAAGATCGGGAAGACCGGACGCACGGTCGCGAACGCGTCCACGGAACGGCTCCGGACGCCGTGGGGCGAGAACGCCGACACCCGCCACCCGCTGCCGGAGTACCCGCGGCCGCAGCTCGAGCGCGACCAGTGGGTCAACCTCAACGGCCCCTGGGAGTTCTCGGCCGCCCAGGAGGGCCAGCAGCCGGCGTTCGGCAAGCGGCTGCCCGAAAAAGTGATCGTGCCCTACCCGATCGAGTCGCAGCTCTCCGGGCTCGAACGGCACGAAGACCACATGTTCTACCGCCGCACGGTCACCGTCCCGCGCGACTGGAAGGTCGGCGGCGGGCAGCGCCTCAAGCTCAACTTCGGCGCGGTCGACTACCAGGCCAAGGTCTGGGTGAACGGCAAGCTCGTCGCCGAGCACACCGGCGGGTACACGGCGTTCAGCGCCGACATCACCGACGCGCTCAAGCGCGGTGACGAGCAGGAGATCGTCGTCGCCGTCACCGACACGACCGGCCCGTACCAGCCCAAGGGCAAGCAGTCCCCCAACCCCGGCGGCATCTTCTACACCCCGTCGTCGGGCATCTGGCAGACGGTGTGGCTGGAACCCGTGGCGGACAAGGGCATCGACGAAATCAAGACGACTCCCGACCTCACCACCGGCTCGCTGGCGCTGAACGTCAAGTCCGCGGGCAACGCCACCGTCACCGCGGTCGCCAAGGACGCGCGGGGCCGGCCGGTCGGCACGGTCACCGGGCCGGCGAACGCGAACCTGAAGCTGCCGGTGCCGAACCCGCACCTGTGGACGCCGGATGACCCGTACCTCTACCAGCTGGAGGTCAAGCTGGGCGGCGACAAGGTCAAGAGCTACTTCGGCATGCGGTCCACCGGCATCACGAACGTCGGCGGCGTCCCCAAGCTGACGCTCAACGGCAAGCCGTTCTTCTCCCTGATGCAGCTGGACCAGGGCTTCTACCCGGACGGGCTGAACACCGCGCCGAGCGACGACGCCCTCGTCTTCGACCTGAAGGCGCAGAAGGACCTCGGCTTCAACGCCGTCCGCAAGCACATCAAGGTCGAGCCCGCCCGCTGGTACTACCACGCGGACCAGCTGGGATTGCTGGTGTGGCAGGACTTCGTGTCGGTCGAGGACGGCAACAACCCCGCGGCGCAGCAGGCGTGGCTCGACCAGGGCCTGGAAGAGATGCACCAGCTGCAGAACTCCCCGTCCGTCTACGCCTGGATCGTGTTCAACGAGGGCTGGGGCGAGTGGGACAAGGCCGCCACCGGCCGGATCACCGACCAGGTCCAGGCCGCCGACCCGAGCCGGATCGTCAACGCCCACAGCGGGGTGAACTGCTGCGCCTCCAAGGGCGACTCGGGGCGCGGCGACGTCATCGACCACCACGACTACAACAACACCGACCCGGCCCGCTCGGACGGCAGGCGCGTCGCGATGGACGGCGAGCACGGCGGCTTCACGCTGCGCACGCCGGGGCACCAGTGGCCGGGTGCGCCGATCGCGATCTACAGCGGCGTGGCGGACAAGGCGGCGCTGACGGCGAAGTACGTCGACAACACCCGCACCTTCTACCTCGGGCAGGCCAGGGCCGAGCTGTCGGCTTCGGTCTACACGCAGGTCACCGACCTGGAAGGCGAGCTCAACGGGCTCTGGACCTACGACCGCAAGCGCCTCAAGGTCGACCCGGGTCCCGTCCGCGAGATCAACCGGCGCGTGATCGAGGCCGGCGCCGACGCGGGCAAGCCCTACCCCTACGCGGGGAAGGGCTCATGGCACCTCGACGAGCGCGGGGGAACGACCGCGAAGGACTCGAGCGGTGGCAAGAACCCGCTGACGCTCACCCCGGCCGGCGCGGCGTTCAAGGACGGTGCGCTGCAGTTCACCGGCGGCTCCGCCGACACCTACGGCCCGGTCGTCGACACGACCGGTGACTACACCGTGTCCGCGAAGGTGCGGCTCGACCAGCTGCCCGGCAACTACGCGACCGCGGTGAGCCAGGACGGCCGGGAGCGGGAGAGCCCGTTCTATCTGCAGTACGGGCAGGGCGCGTTCGCGTTCAGCACCCCCGGCGGCAACCGCGCCCGGTACGAGGTCGTGCCGGAGATCGGCCGCTGGTACGAGCTGACGGGTGTCCGGGCCGGCGACGAGATCCGGCTCTACGTGGACGGCGTGAAGGTCGCGACGGCACCGGCCGGGCCGGCGGTGGTCGGCACCGGCGCGTTCACCGTCGGGCGGGCCAAGTACGACGGCCGCAACGTCGACTTCTGGCCCGGCGCGGTCGACGAGGTCGGCGTGGCCGGCAAGGCGTTGACGGACACGGAGGTCGCCCAGCTCTCCTGATGCCTCCCGCGACGTGGGTGCCGCGCTGCGCAGCGCGGCACCCACGTCAGCCGGCTGGTCAGCAGCCCTTGAAGTGGTTGTCCGCGGACCAGCCGGTGTTGGCCCAGGCCTGCGCCGGCGCCGGGGTGAAGCCGGGGAACAGCTTCGCCAGCTCGGCGAGCAGCCAGCTGGTGAAGCGGGCGGCGCCCTGGGGGCAGGTGTGGATCCCGTCGGCGCTGCGGTCCGCCTTGCCGTCTTTGACCTGCTGGTAGGTGCTCCCCCACACGGTGCCCGCGTCGAGCACGCTCGCCTGGCCCGGGGCGGCCTGCGCGACCGCGCGGGCGACCTCGGGAGCGCGGTCCAGCTCGGCCAGGTGCGGCTGGTAGAAGTCGTCGGGCTTGATCGGGGGTGTGGTGACGAAGACCAGTTTCGCGCCGGCGCCGGTGACCGTCGTCAAGAGCTTGCCGTAGGCGGCCTGCTGCTCTTCCCTGCTGCCCCAGTCGTACGTGGTGAGCTGGTAGACGACCACGGCGGGGTGGGCCGAGGCGATCTGCCCCGGCAGCTTCCGCCAGTTCTCCTCGGAGAACGGGCCGACGACGTTTCCGCCGCCGTCGGCGGCGATCGACTGGAACTCGGTGCCGCTCGCCTTGACCGCGGCAGCCAGGGGCAGCGCCTCGCCCGCGGCGACGGAGTCGCCCAGGAACAGCACCTTGCCCGGTCCGGAGCCGGGGGCCGGTGCGGGTGCGCCGGTCGCCGTGGCCCCGCCGGAGCAGGCGGTGGTCAGCAGGAGCAGGCCGGCCACGCCGAGGACGGGAATTCGCGTTTTGCTCATGGTTTCGACGGTGCCGCCGCGGTGTCCGCGCGCATCCGCGGTCTTGTCGCGGTCGTGTCGCAAGAAACCGCCGGGCCGGCCCGGATTGTCCATACTGGACGGGTGGCGGCGATTCTGCTGATCGAAGACGACCCCCTGGTCCGGCGCGGGCTCGAGCTCGCGCTGGGCAGGCACGGCCACGACGTCCGCACGGCGGACACCGGCGAAGACGGGCTGCGCCGGTTCGGCTCGGCCACGCCGGATCTCGTGGTGCTCGACCTGATGCTGCCGGGCATCGACGGGTTCGAGGTCTGCCGCCGCATCCGGGCCGCCGGCTCGGTACCGGTGATCATGCTGACCGCGCGCGGCGACGACTTCGACGTCGTCGGCGGCCTGGCGGCGGGCGCGGACGACTACGTCGTCAAGCCGGCGCGGCCCACCGTGCTGGACGCGCGGATCCGCGCGGTGCTGCGCCGCGGCACGAGCTCCCCGGACGGCGTGCGGGTGCACCGCGACCTGCGCATCGACACCACGTCGCTGACGGTGTCGGCGCGCGGCGAGCCGGTCGCGCTGACGCCGACCGAGCTGCGGCTGCTGCTGACGTTGTCGCGGGCTCCCGGCCGGGTGTTCAGCCGCCAGCAGCTGCTGGAAGAGGTGTGGGAGCACGACTACCTCGGCGACTCGCGGCTGGTCGACAACTGCGTGCAGCGGCTGCGGGCGAAGATCGAGGCCGATCCGGCGACGCCGGAGTACGTGCAGACCGTGCGCGGGTTCGGCTACCGGTTCGGACCGGTGTGAGGACCGGCTCGCCGAAGTCCGGGCACCGGCCGCGGACCTGGCGGCTCCGGCCGCGGGGCCTGCGCGCCCGGTTGCTCGTCGCGTTCGTGCTGGTGACCGTGCTCGGTGCCGCCGCGGCGGCCTGGTCGAGCGCCGGATCGGCGAGCACCGCGCTGGTCACCTCGACGCAACAGCGGATCACCGAGGGCGTCGCCGGCCGGCTCGGCGCGATCACCCCGCAGCTGACCTATCCGCCGGACCAGGACGCGCTCGACCGGCTGCGCACGGCCGCCGGGGGGAACACCGTGGTGACCTACCGGGAGCTGCGGTCCTCGGCCGGCACCGGCACCGAGCTGGTCCCCGGCACGCTGCGCGCCGCCGTGCGCGGCCGGAACCGGCTCGTCACGCAGCGGATCACCGCCGACGGCCGGCCCTGGCTGGTGGTCGGCACGCCCATCACGATCACCGCGCCGGACGGGGCACGCACCCCCTCGGGCATCGAGGTGTATTCCGTGCACGACCTCACCGACGTCGACCAGCAGATCGACCGCCTCACCCGGTCCGCGGTCATCACCGCCGCACTCGCGCTGCCGCTGGCCGTCCTGCTGGCGCTGCTGGCCGCGGGCAGCGTGCTGCGCCCGGTGCGCGATCTCCGCGACACGGCCCGCCGGCTGGCCGGCGGCGACCTCGACGCCCGGTCGCCGCCCCAGGGCGCCGACGAGCTGGCCGAACTGACCGTCACCGTCAACGAAATGGCCGAGTCGGTGCAGACGTCGATGCGGGCCATGGAACGGATGCAGGCGGACGCCCGGCGGTTCGCCGCCGACGTCTCGCACGAGCTGCGCACCCCGCTGAGCACGCTGACGGCGGTCGTGGAGGTCCTGGCGACCACGGCGGACGGGATGGAGGCCGACGCCCGGGAGTCCGCGCAGCTGGCGATCGTCGAGACGCACCGGCTGGTCCGGCTCGTCGAGGACCTGATGGAGGTGGCCCGATTGGACGCCGGCACCGCGCAGCTGCGGGTGGAGGAGGTCGACGTGGCCGGTGCCGTGCGGGACTGCCTGCGCGCCCGCGGCTGGCAGGAGCGGGTGGCGGTGGTGGCACCGGACGGGCTCTCGCTGCGGCTCGATCGGCGCCGGCTGGACGTCATCGTGGCCAACCTGGTCGGCAACGCGCTGCGGCACGGAAAGCCGCCGGTGCGAGTCGCCGTCTCGGAG
Protein-coding sequences here:
- a CDS encoding HAMP domain-containing sensor histidine kinase; amino-acid sequence: MRTGSPKSGHRPRTWRLRPRGLRARLLVAFVLVTVLGAAAAAWSSAGSASTALVTSTQQRITEGVAGRLGAITPQLTYPPDQDALDRLRTAAGGNTVVTYRELRSSAGTGTELVPGTLRAAVRGRNRLVTQRITADGRPWLVVGTPITITAPDGARTPSGIEVYSVHDLTDVDQQIDRLTRSAVITAALALPLAVLLALLAAGSVLRPVRDLRDTARRLAGGDLDARSPPQGADELAELTVTVNEMAESVQTSMRAMERMQADARRFAADVSHELRTPLSTLTAVVEVLATTADGMEADARESAQLAIVETHRLVRLVEDLMEVARLDAGTAQLRVEEVDVAGAVRDCLRARGWQERVAVVAPDGLSLRLDRRRLDVIVANLVGNALRHGKPPVRVAVSESREDVRIEVTDRGPGLPAHVVPHVFDRFFKADAARTRTPGSGLGLAIALENARLHGGDLTAGNAVGGGARFVLSLPRNREDS
- a CDS encoding PA14 domain-containing protein; translated protein: MRRAASVLVALLVTLGVASGTPPAGAAEPVHGLKAEYYTMSAPGARDFANLAGTALDSEVDHADLTSVFGLVAGRTEHTTARWTGRLAVPRTGDYTFYAIGDNGFRLFIDGAPVIDHWVGDWDTEQTSTPVTLSAGKQYDFKLEMFQDVGGANMFLRWSSAGIAKQIVPLSAFTPPAGYTAVPRSADVAEDGRTLTADFDGRVSGTSDLKDHLRIEVDATPMPVSLITTTRTRATIRLAERVLKGQRVTMYYDGAGALTVNGTKIGKTGRTVANASTERLRTPWGENADTRHPLPEYPRPQLERDQWVNLNGPWEFSAAQEGQQPAFGKRLPEKVIVPYPIESQLSGLERHEDHMFYRRTVTVPRDWKVGGGQRLKLNFGAVDYQAKVWVNGKLVAEHTGGYTAFSADITDALKRGDEQEIVVAVTDTTGPYQPKGKQSPNPGGIFYTPSSGIWQTVWLEPVADKGIDEIKTTPDLTTGSLALNVKSAGNATVTAVAKDARGRPVGTVTGPANANLKLPVPNPHLWTPDDPYLYQLEVKLGGDKVKSYFGMRSTGITNVGGVPKLTLNGKPFFSLMQLDQGFYPDGLNTAPSDDALVFDLKAQKDLGFNAVRKHIKVEPARWYYHADQLGLLVWQDFVSVEDGNNPAAQQAWLDQGLEEMHQLQNSPSVYAWIVFNEGWGEWDKAATGRITDQVQAADPSRIVNAHSGVNCCASKGDSGRGDVIDHHDYNNTDPARSDGRRVAMDGEHGGFTLRTPGHQWPGAPIAIYSGVADKAALTAKYVDNTRTFYLGQARAELSASVYTQVTDLEGELNGLWTYDRKRLKVDPGPVREINRRVIEAGADAGKPYPYAGKGSWHLDERGGTTAKDSSGGKNPLTLTPAGAAFKDGALQFTGGSADTYGPVVDTTGDYTVSAKVRLDQLPGNYATAVSQDGRERESPFYLQYGQGAFAFSTPGGNRARYEVVPEIGRWYELTGVRAGDEIRLYVDGVKVATAPAGPAVVGTGAFTVGRAKYDGRNVDFWPGAVDEVGVAGKALTDTEVAQLS
- a CDS encoding response regulator transcription factor — encoded protein: MAAILLIEDDPLVRRGLELALGRHGHDVRTADTGEDGLRRFGSATPDLVVLDLMLPGIDGFEVCRRIRAAGSVPVIMLTARGDDFDVVGGLAAGADDYVVKPARPTVLDARIRAVLRRGTSSPDGVRVHRDLRIDTTSLTVSARGEPVALTPTELRLLLTLSRAPGRVFSRQQLLEEVWEHDYLGDSRLVDNCVQRLRAKIEADPATPEYVQTVRGFGYRFGPV
- a CDS encoding SGNH/GDSL hydrolase family protein; protein product: MSKTRIPVLGVAGLLLLTTACSGGATATGAPAPAPGSGPGKVLFLGDSVAAGEALPLAAAVKASGTEFQSIAADGGGNVVGPFSEENWRKLPGQIASAHPAVVVYQLTTYDWGSREEQQAAYGKLLTTVTGAGAKLVFVTTPPIKPDDFYQPHLAELDRAPEVARAVAQAAPGQASVLDAGTVWGSTYQQVKDGKADRSADGIHTCPQGAARFTSWLLAELAKLFPGFTPAPAQAWANTGWSADNHFKGC